TTACCACTAAATCGTTATGTTGGTATGTCTGGTCAAAAATTCAAAGGAAATCTTTATATTGCTTGTGGTATTTCAGGTGCAGGTCAGCATTTGAAGGGCATAAAGGATGCTGCTACAATAGTTGCTATAAATATCGATTCCAAAGCGAAAATTTTTAAGAACTCTGATTACGGTATCGTTGGCGATTTAATGGAGATATTACCATTACTTACTGCTGCTTTAGATAATGGAGAGGCAAAGAAAGATGCTCCACCAATGGTGAAGATGAAGTCAACTGCTCCTAAGAAAGCTATTCAAACTTGGAAACATTATGTATGTAACGGATGCGGTTATGAATACGATCCTGGTATGGGTGATCCAGAAGGTGAAGTATCTCCCGGAACTCTATTTGAAAAAATACCTGAAGAGTGGACTTGCCCTGCTTGTTGTGAAGAAAAAAATATGTTTATAGAAGTCTAATTTTTATAATAATTAAATATAATAATGTGTTTTTAGTATAAAGGAGGATTATATATATATGTATTGTGTTAGAAATATAACTGAGGATATTTATTGGGTTGGTGGCAACGATCGTCGCCTTGCCCTTTTCGAAAACATTCATCCAATTCCACGAGGCGTTTCTTATAACTCATATTTGCTAATGGACGAGAAGACAGTACTCTTTGATACAGTAGACTGGTCAATTTGCCGCCAGTTCATTGAAAACATTCAATCGATTCTAAAAGGCAAACCTTTAGATTATATGGTAATTAACCATATGGAACCGGATCATGCAGCGTGCATTGAAGAAATTATTCTTCGTTATCCAGATGTAAAGATTGTATGCACTCAAAAAGCGTCATTGTTCATGCATCAGTTCGGTTTCGCTATCGATGGCAAAATAATGGAAGTTAAAGAAGGCGATACTATGTCCTTTGGAAAACATGTCGTTGCATTTGTGTCTGCTCCAATGGTACATTGGCCAGAAGCTATGGTTACATATGATGCTACAGATGGTGTACTATTTTCCGCTGATGCCTTTGGTTCTTTCGGCTCATTGGATGGTCAGCTGTTTAATGACGAGATGAACATTGAACGCGATTGGATTGATGAGGCCAGGAGGTATTATACAAACATTGTAGGCAAGTATGGTCCTCATGTTCAGAATCTTTTGAAGAAGGCGAGCAGTATCGACATCAAGATTATCTGCCCGCTACATGGACCGGTATGGCGTAATGATTTGGGGTACTTACTAGATAAGTACGACAAGTGGAGTAGGTATGAACCTGAGGAAAATGGCGTAATGATCGTTTATGGAACAATGTACGGAAATACGGAGGCCGCTGCAAGCGACTTGGCAACAAGACTAGTGGAAAAGGGAATGACGAATGTGGTTATGTATGACGTTTCAAAAACTCATGTATCCTATTTGATTTCTGAGACATTCAAATATAGTCATGTGGTTCTTGCATCTGTAACCTACAACTTGAAGATTTATCCACCGATGTTGAATTATATAATGGATATGAAGGCATTAAATCTTCAAAAACGAACTTTTGCTCTTATAGAAAATGGCTCATGGGCTCCTCAATCCGGCAAATTGATGCGTGAACTTTTGGATGAGATGAAAGAAATTACTATTTTAGACAATGAGATGTCATTGAACTCCAGCATGAAAGAAGAGGATACGGATTCGATGGATTCAATTGCTGACAGCATTATCGAGTCAATGAAATAATTTCAGAAAAACATAAATTTGGGATCGGCTCATGGATAAAATTCATGAGCGGATCTCTTTTGACAAAAAAGTGGGGTATGCATTGTGCATAGAGCTATGACAAAAGTACAAAAAGATTTAAATGCAGATTAGAAAGTATAAATTTTGGGCAACTAGTAGATGGAGAAGATTAGGTATGCAATAAAGATTAGTTATGCATACCTAATCTTACAAATAAAACTATACCAAAAAGGTATACTATAATAGCGTACGTAAAATATCAAGCTATTAGTGAAAGGGGATAATTTCATGAACAAAGTTATGGATTTAGATGGAGTAATGGAAAAGGTTCACGATGGAGCGACAATTATGTTTGGTGGCTTTCTAGGGGTGGGTGCACCGCTTAAAGCGATTGATAAATTAGTAGAAAAAGGCGTTAAAGATTTAACTATAATATCAGTAACTAATGCCTATCCTGGTCAAGATTTTGATATTGCACGATTGTACAAAAACAAGCAAGTTAAAAAATTAATTACCGCTCATTCTG
This DNA window, taken from Clostridium estertheticum, encodes the following:
- a CDS encoding FprA family A-type flavoprotein; this translates as MYCVRNITEDIYWVGGNDRRLALFENIHPIPRGVSYNSYLLMDEKTVLFDTVDWSICRQFIENIQSILKGKPLDYMVINHMEPDHAACIEEIILRYPDVKIVCTQKASLFMHQFGFAIDGKIMEVKEGDTMSFGKHVVAFVSAPMVHWPEAMVTYDATDGVLFSADAFGSFGSLDGQLFNDEMNIERDWIDEARRYYTNIVGKYGPHVQNLLKKASSIDIKIICPLHGPVWRNDLGYLLDKYDKWSRYEPEENGVMIVYGTMYGNTEAAASDLATRLVEKGMTNVVMYDVSKTHVSYLISETFKYSHVVLASVTYNLKIYPPMLNYIMDMKALNLQKRTFALIENGSWAPQSGKLMRELLDEMKEITILDNEMSLNSSMKEEDTDSMDSIADSIIESMK